A segment of the Marinomonas posidonica IVIA-Po-181 genome:
AAAGGTGTGACGAACTTTTTTGCTGTACAATACATCGCAATTTTCCCCTGTTCATATTTGAGAAGTAATTATGGCGACTAAAGCAACGGTATATAAAGCCTCGGTACAAGTGTCTGATATGGATAGACATCACTATCAAGGGTATGACTTAACTTTGGCATTGCATCCGTCGGAGACCGAAGAGCGCATGATGGTTCGTCTCGCTGCCTTTGCTTTGTTGGCCGATGAAAAAGAGGGCGATGAGCAATTAAGTTTTACCAAGGGCATCAGCACAGAAGAAGAGCCAGACCTTTGGCAGAAGAATTTTTCCGATGAAATTTTACTTTGGGTCGAATTAGGGCAACCAGATGAAAAACGTTTACGCAAAGCCTGCGGTCGCGCTCAGCAGGTTGTTGTCGTGAATTACAATGACAAATCAGACATTTGGTGGGAACAAAACCGAGGTAAGAATAGTCGTTTTCATAACTTACGGGTACTGCAATTTCCAGAACATCAAGTCCTAGAACTGGCCAAAATATGTGCTCGTTCGATGCAGTTGAATGTGACCATCCAAGATGGTGAAATGTGGGTCTCTGGTGAGCTGGGGGAATGTGCCTTAACACCAAGTTGGCGCGGCGAGCAATAAGCTCGCCTTATCTCGTTAAACGGCTTTGTTAAGGGTGCGTTGAAATAACGCGACGGCTTTTGCGTAATATTCTAGGGCCAACGCAGGATCGTATCTATCTCCCTCATCTCGCATAAAAGCATGTTGGCCATTGACCTCATACCAGCTAAACAATCGATCTGTTTCGACCAGTTGTTGATAGATTTTCTGGCGTCCTTCTGTGGGCACATGAGGATCTTGTTTACCCCAAACCATCACCAGTTCCGCTTGAATTTCCTTAGTACGAGTAAAAGAATCGTTTCCTGCTTGGCAAGGTAAGGTGTTGGAATGAATGTCGGTTGCGTATAGGCAAAAAGCCGCTTGGATGCGAGGGTTTAATGCGGCTCGATACGCCAGATGCCCCCCTAAACACACCCCCATGCTACCAAATTGGCCAGTACAATAGTCTTGTTGTTCAAAGTAGGTGAGCATGGCGACTGTGTCTGAATCATAGGATTCCAGAGGCTTAGTGAATTTGTCATTGTTGCCTTTGTCTTTGCCTTCGTCATCATAACCCAGCACAGTACCGATTGGGTTCAGTTCATGGAACACTTCCGGCACGATGATGACAAAGCCATGGCCAGCCATGATGGCCGCTGAACGCGCGATCGGGGCAGTTTGTTGAAAAATTTCAGAATAAAAAAAGACACAAGGAAAGCGACCTTCCGCTTGAGGGCGATAGACGGTGCAACGCATTGTACCGGTTGGCGTGGTAATATCTTGGTCGTGACGCTGAATGATCATGTTGGTCCTTAGAGGCGTTGTTGCTTTCTTACATGATAAGCGACCAGCCTTCATTGGGCTAGACTCAAAGCGCGCAGTCTTGTTGCGCTTCTTCTGTTAACAAAGAGAGTAAATGGTTGGG
Coding sequences within it:
- a CDS encoding dienelactone hydrolase family protein, with amino-acid sequence MIIQRHDQDITTPTGTMRCTVYRPQAEGRFPCVFFYSEIFQQTAPIARSAAIMAGHGFVIIVPEVFHELNPIGTVLGYDDEGKDKGNNDKFTKPLESYDSDTVAMLTYFEQQDYCTGQFGSMGVCLGGHLAYRAALNPRIQAAFCLYATDIHSNTLPCQAGNDSFTRTKEIQAELVMVWGKQDPHVPTEGRQKIYQQLVETDRLFSWYEVNGQHAFMRDEGDRYDPALALEYYAKAVALFQRTLNKAV
- a CDS encoding YaeQ family protein, encoding MATKATVYKASVQVSDMDRHHYQGYDLTLALHPSETEERMMVRLAAFALLADEKEGDEQLSFTKGISTEEEPDLWQKNFSDEILLWVELGQPDEKRLRKACGRAQQVVVVNYNDKSDIWWEQNRGKNSRFHNLRVLQFPEHQVLELAKICARSMQLNVTIQDGEMWVSGELGECALTPSWRGEQ